Proteins from one Triticum aestivum cultivar Chinese Spring chromosome 7A, IWGSC CS RefSeq v2.1, whole genome shotgun sequence genomic window:
- the LOC123152959 gene encoding NADH-ubiquinone oxidoreductase chain 1-like yields MAFVQHRKGPDVVGSFGLLQPLADGLKLILKEPISPSSANFSLFRMAPVATFMLSLVAWAVVPFDYIMVLSDPNIGLLYLFANSSLGVYGIIIAGWSSKTGGGHSVAYDIRTNWFNMGLCRRC; encoded by the coding sequence ATGGCTTTTGTGCAACATCGAAAGGGTCCTGATGTAGTGGGATCGTTTGGATTGTTACAACCTCTAGCAGATGGTTTGAAATTGATTCTAAAAGAACCTATTTCACCAAGTAGTGCTAATTTCTCCCTTTTTAGAATGGCTCCAGTGGCTACATTTATGTTAAGTCTAGTCGCTTGGGCCGTTGTACCTTTTGATTATATTATGGTATTGTCAGATCCGAACATAGGGCTACTTTATTTGTTTGCCAATTCTTCGCTAGGTGTTTATGGAATAATTATAGCAGGTTGGTCTAGTAAGACGGGGGGCGGCCATTCGGTCGCCTATGATATACGGACCAATTGGTTCAATATGGGTTTGTGCCGCAGGTGTTGA